Proteins from one Bacteroidales bacterium genomic window:
- a CDS encoding glycine--tRNA ligase, which produces MAQEDIFKKLVAHCKEYGYVFPSSEIYDGLSAVYDYGQYGVELKNNIKKYWWDSMVLLNDNVVGLDSAIFMHPTIWKASGHVDAFNDPLIDNKDSKKRYRADVLIEEHLAKIDDKITKEVEKARERFGETFDEKKFRETNPRVLANQTKIDELNERFSKALNDSNLVELKQIIIDNEIVCPISGTRNWTDVRQFNLMFSTEMGSTSEGANKIYLRPETAQGIFVNFLNVQKTGRMKLPFGIAQIGKAFRNEIVARQFIFRMREFEQMEMQFFVQPGTELEWFKKWKEVRMKWHQALGFGAENYRFHDHVKLAHYANAATDIEYKFPFGFKEVEGIHSRTDFDLKQHQEYSGKKMQYFDPEKGESYVPFVVETSIGVDRMFLQVISAAYLEEELKKEDGTTDTRVVLRLPSFLAPVKLAVMPLVKKDGLPEIAEKIVHDLKFDFNCQYDDKDSIGRRYRRQDAIGTPYCITIDHQTLEDQSVTIRYRDSMEQERISIGKLTEIIKEKVSIQSLLKKL; this is translated from the coding sequence ATGGCTCAGGAAGATATTTTTAAGAAACTGGTTGCTCATTGCAAGGAATATGGATATGTTTTTCCGTCGAGCGAGATCTATGACGGGTTAAGTGCTGTTTATGACTACGGCCAATATGGCGTGGAACTTAAAAACAATATCAAAAAATACTGGTGGGACAGTATGGTCCTGCTTAACGACAATGTTGTAGGACTCGATTCTGCAATATTCATGCACCCGACAATATGGAAGGCTTCAGGTCACGTCGATGCATTTAATGATCCGCTTATCGACAATAAGGATTCTAAGAAAAGATACCGTGCCGATGTATTGATTGAGGAGCATCTTGCAAAAATCGATGATAAAATTACCAAAGAGGTAGAAAAGGCCAGAGAAAGATTCGGTGAGACTTTTGACGAGAAGAAATTCAGGGAAACAAATCCAAGAGTTCTTGCAAATCAGACTAAAATAGACGAACTGAATGAGAGGTTTTCAAAAGCTCTGAATGATTCAAACCTCGTTGAGTTAAAACAGATAATCATTGATAATGAGATAGTTTGTCCTATTTCAGGCACCCGCAACTGGACAGATGTAAGGCAGTTCAACCTCATGTTCTCAACCGAAATGGGCTCCACCTCCGAAGGGGCAAATAAGATCTACCTCCGTCCTGAAACTGCTCAGGGCATATTCGTTAACTTCCTTAATGTTCAGAAGACCGGAAGGATGAAACTGCCATTTGGAATAGCCCAGATAGGAAAAGCATTCAGAAATGAGATTGTTGCCCGTCAGTTTATATTCAGAATGAGAGAGTTTGAACAGATGGAGATGCAGTTCTTTGTGCAGCCCGGAACAGAGCTGGAATGGTTCAAAAAATGGAAAGAGGTAAGGATGAAATGGCATCAGGCCCTTGGCTTCGGTGCAGAAAATTACCGTTTTCACGACCATGTTAAACTTGCCCATTACGCAAATGCCGCAACAGATATCGAATATAAATTCCCATTCGGCTTTAAGGAGGTTGAAGGTATTCATTCCAGAACCGACTTCGACCTGAAACAACATCAGGAATACAGCGGCAAAAAGATGCAGTATTTCGATCCTGAAAAAGGCGAATCTTATGTACCGTTTGTTGTTGAAACATCAATTGGTGTAGACAGGATGTTCCTCCAGGTCATCTCTGCAGCTTATCTCGAAGAGGAGCTCAAAAAAGAGGATGGTACTACAGATACCAGGGTTGTTCTAAGGCTTCCTTCATTCCTTGCACCTGTTAAACTTGCTGTGATGCCGCTTGTTAAAAAGGATGGTCTGCCGGAAATCGCTGAAAAAATAGTGCACGATCTGAAATTCGATTTCAACTGCCAGTACGACGACAAAGACTCAATCGGCCGCCGTTACAGACGACAGGATGCAATTGGCACACCATATTGTATTACAATTGATCATCAGACACTTGAAGATCAGAGCGTAACTATCAGGTACCGTGATTCCATGGAACAGGAGAGAATCAGTATCGGGAAATTGACAGAAATCATTAAAGAAAAAGTCTCAATCCAAAGCTTACTTAAGAAGCTTTAA
- a CDS encoding glycosyltransferase family 4 protein — translation MNKVLIITYYWPPSGGAGVQRWLKFSKYLPEFGWEPIILTVDPEYAAYPVTDNSLSSELTAATRVFKTPATDYFSIYKKDKSRIPTAGFANSVDNTLKGKLLRFIRGNFFIPDPRKGWNKFAFKKACELIQNENIKHIITTSPPHSTQLIGLKLKKRFPEIKWIADLRDPWTEIYYYKQFYPTFLSKILDSGYEKRVLKNADRILTVGNSLKESFSLKVKGIENKTDVISNGYDDSDFKDVRPVNPARFTITYVGTLSDIYPLGGIVNALKKFKSEGNDFLLRFVGTVPDKSKNIILSGIADSSLEFIPYVEHNEAVNYMMNSSVLLLIIPLHSSNRSIITGKLFEYLASGKPILCVGPGDGDAARIIEKCKSGITCGYDESDEISAFMKNTDSYSGQSDKSAVNDFSRISLTQKIVESLNKM, via the coding sequence ATGAACAAGGTTCTCATAATCACGTATTACTGGCCACCAAGCGGGGGAGCCGGAGTACAGCGATGGCTCAAATTCTCGAAATATCTTCCTGAATTCGGGTGGGAACCAATTATACTTACTGTCGACCCTGAGTATGCTGCTTACCCGGTTACTGACAATTCCCTGTCATCAGAACTTACTGCTGCCACAAGAGTTTTTAAGACTCCTGCAACCGACTATTTCAGCATCTATAAAAAGGATAAATCCAGGATCCCGACAGCAGGATTCGCAAATAGTGTAGATAATACACTTAAAGGGAAATTGCTGAGATTTATCAGAGGTAATTTTTTTATTCCCGATCCACGTAAGGGCTGGAATAAATTTGCATTTAAAAAAGCCTGTGAACTGATTCAGAACGAGAACATTAAACATATTATCACAACAAGTCCGCCTCATTCCACACAACTCATTGGATTGAAACTTAAGAAACGGTTTCCGGAAATAAAATGGATTGCTGATCTGCGCGATCCATGGACTGAAATCTACTATTACAAACAGTTCTATCCTACTTTTTTATCTAAAATTCTTGACTCCGGATACGAAAAGAGAGTACTGAAAAATGCAGACCGCATACTAACCGTGGGAAATTCTTTGAAGGAGTCTTTTTCACTGAAAGTTAAGGGAATAGAAAACAAGACTGATGTTATTTCCAACGGGTATGATGATTCGGATTTCAAAGATGTCAGGCCTGTTAACCCGGCCCGTTTTACAATAACTTATGTGGGAACTCTTTCAGATATTTATCCCCTCGGTGGAATAGTAAATGCTCTGAAGAAATTCAAATCCGAAGGAAACGATTTTCTGCTTCGCTTTGTCGGAACTGTTCCGGATAAATCAAAAAACATTATTCTGTCAGGGATAGCTGATTCATCACTTGAATTTATACCTTATGTTGAACATAATGAAGCTGTAAATTATATGATGAACTCCTCGGTTCTCCTGTTAATAATTCCATTGCACAGCAGTAACAGAAGCATAATTACAGGAAAACTTTTTGAATACCTTGCCTCGGGGAAACCGATCCTTTGTGTTGGTCCCGGGGATGGGGATGCTGCCCGGATAATAGAAAAATGCAAATCAGGTATTACCTGTGGTTATGATGAATCTGATGAAATATCCGCGTTTATGAAAAACACAGATTCATATTCCGGACAATCGGACAAATCAGCTGTTAACGATTTCTCAAGGATCAGCCTTACACAAAAAATTGTCGAATCACTTAATAAAATGTGA
- a CDS encoding class I SAM-dependent methyltransferase: protein MIHHETCPLCLSGKVTLKFSCTDHFISREVFQIAQCSDCGFRFTQDSPDEKEIGRYYESEEYVSHSNTSKGFVNNLYQIARKYMLRRKLAIVQKTSGLKTGHLLDIGSGTGHFADIMKQSGWQVRGIEINDKAREFSQSHFGLDVISPDQIASIKTESFDCITLWHVLEHFHNPFKYAADIHRILKPGGVCLIALPNSGSPDAAHYKEFWAAYDVPRHLWHFNPATFRLFAEKAGFKLQELRSLPLDVFYISALSEKYKKSSLSFIKGMVRAKFYAIQTLFNKEKSSSVIYILKK, encoded by the coding sequence ATGATACACCATGAGACCTGTCCGCTCTGCCTGTCCGGAAAGGTTACTTTAAAATTCAGTTGTACTGATCATTTTATCAGCAGGGAGGTATTTCAGATAGCTCAGTGCAGCGATTGCGGATTCCGGTTTACCCAGGATTCACCTGATGAAAAAGAGATAGGCAGGTACTATGAATCTGAAGAATATGTTTCGCACAGCAACACCTCAAAAGGTTTTGTAAATAACCTTTATCAGATTGCCAGAAAATATATGCTGCGAAGGAAGCTTGCCATTGTTCAGAAGACATCAGGACTGAAAACAGGCCATTTGCTCGATATAGGAAGCGGTACAGGTCATTTTGCTGACATCATGAAACAAAGTGGCTGGCAGGTAAGGGGAATAGAAATAAACGATAAGGCAAGGGAATTCTCACAGTCTCATTTTGGATTGGATGTTATTAGTCCCGATCAGATAGCCTCAATAAAGACAGAAAGCTTCGATTGTATAACACTATGGCATGTACTTGAACATTTCCATAATCCTTTTAAATATGCCGCTGATATTCATCGTATTTTGAAACCCGGAGGTGTATGTTTAATAGCTTTGCCTAACAGCGGCTCTCCGGATGCAGCACACTATAAGGAATTTTGGGCTGCATATGATGTGCCAAGGCATTTATGGCATTTTAATCCTGCAACATTCAGGCTCTTCGCAGAAAAAGCAGGATTCAAACTACAAGAGTTAAGGAGCCTCCCTCTCGATGTTTTCTATATCTCAGCTCTCAGTGAAAAGTATAAAAAATCATCTCTGTCCTTCATTAAAGGTATGGTCAGAGCCAAGTTCTATGCAATCCAAACTCTTTTCAATAAGGAGAAAAGCAGCTCTGTAATCTACATTCTCAAAAAATAG
- a CDS encoding polysaccharide biosynthesis C-terminal domain-containing protein: protein MLKSIKISLKESVIYGLGNVAVKIVGLILIPIYTNKEYFLVDEFGAYAILEACGLVLTAVMASALPQSLTRWFWDKDHRGNQKGIFFMSLSTQIIVSLAFCIVLIPLSGSVSQLIFSHTNWGKAIILVILASSIQSVNNIINTLMRLQTRSLLYSVTNLFKLLIVLSLTLYFVLVKRMGIEGIFLAQVIGNAVIVLTLTGYTFKNITPFFDRTIFSSMSVYGFPLLLANISAAALSVIDKFSLQSMAVLKSVALYTLAFKIASVLKLVIVDSIKLALGPMMIKRIDSPDNKRFYSKALLYSSFIVMFAIIPVSLFSYELIKILTGAAEYMEAVVVVPVLALAMLFMNMKEITVYGLHIAKKTNIIGIIVAGVTVFGLGINILLIPVWDITGAAIAYLLSQFVYWFACYYFSQRVYYVPYELRKVFLVLIVGAALSFSALLLNGIDLIPRLIIKTGVVISFPFILYLFGFYEPVELQAIRGFITKWSKLKNFSTNLKSLKGITDEI from the coding sequence ATGCTAAAATCTATTAAAATATCGTTAAAGGAGAGTGTCATTTATGGCCTTGGCAATGTAGCCGTTAAGATTGTCGGGCTGATTCTTATCCCAATCTATACCAATAAAGAATACTTTCTGGTTGATGAATTCGGGGCATATGCGATACTTGAGGCCTGCGGACTTGTCCTGACCGCAGTTATGGCTTCCGCCCTGCCTCAGAGTCTGACAAGATGGTTCTGGGATAAAGATCACCGCGGGAATCAGAAGGGGATCTTTTTTATGTCACTTTCCACACAAATAATTGTTTCTCTGGCTTTCTGTATTGTGCTTATTCCGCTCTCAGGTTCTGTTTCGCAACTTATTTTTTCACATACAAACTGGGGAAAAGCAATTATACTTGTTATACTTGCTTCATCAATTCAGTCTGTAAACAATATCATCAACACACTGATGAGGCTGCAGACCAGATCATTACTCTATTCGGTCACAAATCTGTTCAAGTTACTGATTGTCTTATCACTTACCCTCTACTTTGTGCTTGTAAAAAGGATGGGAATAGAGGGTATTTTTCTCGCCCAGGTAATCGGAAATGCTGTTATTGTTTTAACACTTACCGGGTATACTTTCAAAAACATCACACCATTTTTTGACAGAACAATTTTCAGTTCAATGAGTGTATATGGCTTCCCTCTTCTTCTTGCAAATATTTCAGCAGCAGCATTATCTGTTATCGACAAGTTCTCACTTCAATCGATGGCTGTACTAAAATCGGTAGCTCTCTACACTCTTGCCTTTAAGATTGCAAGCGTACTGAAACTCGTAATTGTTGATTCAATTAAGCTGGCCCTGGGACCAATGATGATTAAAAGAATTGATTCGCCTGACAATAAAAGGTTCTACTCAAAAGCGCTTCTCTATTCATCATTTATTGTGATGTTTGCGATTATCCCTGTCTCATTGTTTTCATATGAACTGATTAAAATATTAACCGGAGCAGCTGAATATATGGAAGCTGTTGTTGTAGTACCTGTTCTGGCGTTGGCAATGCTTTTTATGAATATGAAGGAGATTACAGTATATGGATTGCACATTGCCAAAAAGACAAATATTATCGGGATTATCGTTGCAGGTGTTACTGTTTTCGGACTAGGAATAAATATTCTGCTAATCCCGGTCTGGGACATTACCGGAGCAGCAATAGCTTACCTGCTGTCACAGTTTGTATACTGGTTTGCCTGTTACTATTTCTCCCAGAGGGTTTATTACGTCCCTTATGAACTACGGAAAGTATTTCTAGTTCTTATTGTCGGAGCCGCTTTATCATTTTCAGCATTGCTACTGAATGGAATTGATTTGATTCCAAGACTTATTATAAAAACCGGAGTTGTAATTAGCTTCCCATTTATCTTATATCTGTTTGGCTTTTACGAACCTGTTGAGCTGCAGGCTATAAGGGGCTTTATTACAAAATGGAGTAAACTGAAAAACTTCAGTACAAATCTCAAATCTTTGAAAGGAATTACAGACGAAATTTAA
- a CDS encoding YfhO family protein, with amino-acid sequence MQLKSKLQPYLPHLIAVVLFTVMSFAYFYPVLEGKVFRGNDSTVSKINSKEIQDYRDKFGKEPLWTNSIFSGMPAYLISTLYPGNLIKKVDTILRTYGMPVSVLFLSMLGFYIMLILFGVSPWLAITGALAYGFTSFFFQVLGAGHNTQAIALAYMPPFIGGIYYAYRRDAIKGALLTAVVLALEIQANHVQITYYAMLCLLVFGIVEFIYSYKNKTVIKFLKTSVILILPFLIALGINFASLYTTYEYGKYSSRGKSDLILDNKNLTSGLDKDYILQWSYGVDETFNMLIPDYKGGSSKPFDKDSELVKVLRRNDKVEAADQFRKYWGAQELGTDGPHYVGAIVFFLFVLGLFLVKGVEKWWLVAATILSIMLAWGKNFMPLSNLFIDFFPGYNKFRAVTMILSIAEFCMPLLGILALRDIFNGTITRKEILKGLKIAGGITGGFLVLVLLIPGIAGSFLSEYETQVALPAWIKDALVTSRKDLLRSDAFRSLVFILLSGGVILGFVFEKIRKGQAILVLTLLIVFDLWTVDKRYLNADRFVKPIALKKVFTPTAADNAILQDKSIFRVLNMTVSTFNDNSPTSYFHKSIGGYHGAKLKRYQELIDTAVIRNLEMMQTAFSNAQSAEDIERAFANTSALNMLNTKYLIYSPEAPPMVNKFALGNAWFAEKPVIVENANMEISSINRFNPSAEAIIDASFRNQISKQSYPVQESDRIELVSYQPDELVYKYSAGDEKLVVFSEIYYPAGWKSYIDGKETSYFRTNYVLRGMVVPAGNHEIKFSFRPSSYITGNKVSMASSILLILIIAGYFGSRLLIKSKTE; translated from the coding sequence ATGCAACTTAAGTCCAAACTCCAACCCTACCTGCCACATCTGATAGCTGTAGTACTTTTTACAGTGATGTCTTTCGCATATTTCTACCCTGTGCTTGAGGGTAAAGTATTCAGAGGAAACGATTCGACCGTTTCGAAAATAAATTCGAAAGAGATTCAGGATTATCGCGATAAGTTTGGCAAAGAGCCCTTATGGACCAACTCCATTTTCAGCGGTATGCCTGCATATCTGATTTCCACATTATATCCCGGAAACCTTATAAAAAAAGTTGACACCATACTGAGAACTTATGGCATGCCTGTTTCTGTTTTGTTTCTCTCAATGCTCGGATTCTATATTATGCTGATCCTCTTCGGGGTCAGTCCATGGCTTGCTATCACCGGAGCTCTGGCATATGGATTCACGTCTTTCTTCTTTCAGGTCCTGGGGGCCGGACATAACACCCAGGCAATAGCATTGGCATATATGCCGCCATTTATTGGCGGAATCTATTACGCTTATCGTCGTGATGCAATAAAAGGGGCCCTCTTAACTGCGGTTGTCCTGGCTCTGGAGATTCAGGCAAACCATGTGCAGATAACTTATTACGCAATGCTCTGCCTGCTCGTTTTCGGAATTGTGGAATTTATCTATTCATATAAAAACAAAACAGTTATTAAATTCCTTAAAACATCTGTCATCCTGATACTCCCGTTTCTTATTGCACTCGGAATAAACTTTGCAAGTCTTTATACTACTTACGAATACGGCAAGTACTCCAGCAGGGGTAAATCTGATCTAATTCTGGACAATAAGAACCTCACCTCCGGACTGGACAAAGATTATATACTCCAATGGAGTTATGGCGTAGATGAAACATTCAACATGCTTATTCCAGACTATAAAGGAGGATCAAGCAAACCTTTCGATAAAGATTCCGAACTTGTTAAAGTATTGAGGCGGAACGATAAGGTTGAAGCCGCAGACCAGTTCCGCAAATATTGGGGTGCTCAGGAATTAGGTACAGATGGCCCGCATTATGTGGGAGCAATTGTTTTTTTCCTGTTTGTACTTGGGTTGTTTCTTGTTAAGGGAGTTGAAAAATGGTGGTTAGTGGCAGCTACAATTCTCTCAATTATGCTTGCATGGGGAAAGAACTTCATGCCGTTATCAAACCTTTTCATCGATTTTTTCCCGGGCTACAATAAGTTCAGGGCTGTCACTATGATACTTAGTATAGCTGAATTCTGTATGCCGCTCCTGGGAATACTGGCTTTGAGGGATATTTTCAACGGAACAATCACAAGGAAAGAGATCCTTAAAGGGTTGAAGATAGCAGGCGGAATAACCGGTGGCTTCCTGGTTCTTGTACTGTTAATACCAGGCATTGCCGGATCATTTCTCAGTGAGTATGAAACCCAGGTAGCTTTGCCTGCATGGATTAAAGATGCTCTGGTAACTTCAAGAAAAGACCTGCTCCGGAGTGATGCCTTCAGATCGCTTGTTTTTATTCTGCTTTCAGGAGGTGTAATACTGGGATTCGTTTTTGAAAAAATACGTAAAGGTCAGGCAATACTGGTTCTGACACTACTGATAGTATTCGATCTCTGGACGGTAGATAAGAGGTATCTCAATGCTGACAGATTTGTAAAACCAATTGCTCTTAAAAAAGTATTTACACCGACTGCCGCTGATAATGCTATACTTCAGGATAAGTCAATCTTCAGGGTGCTTAATATGACAGTGTCGACATTTAACGATAATTCTCCCACATCGTATTTTCATAAGTCTATTGGTGGTTATCACGGAGCTAAACTGAAAAGATATCAGGAGCTTATTGATACTGCTGTTATAAGGAATCTTGAAATGATGCAGACAGCGTTCAGCAATGCTCAGTCTGCAGAGGATATTGAGAGGGCTTTTGCAAACACTTCCGCTTTGAACATGCTTAATACAAAGTACTTAATTTACAGTCCGGAGGCTCCCCCAATGGTTAATAAATTTGCGCTTGGGAATGCCTGGTTTGCAGAAAAACCGGTTATTGTTGAAAATGCCAATATGGAAATTTCCTCAATAAACCGTTTCAATCCGTCAGCGGAGGCGATTATTGATGCTTCTTTCCGTAATCAGATCTCAAAACAATCATATCCGGTGCAGGAGAGTGATAGAATTGAACTTGTAAGCTACCAGCCTGATGAACTTGTCTACAAATATTCTGCAGGCGATGAGAAGCTTGTTGTCTTCTCAGAGATTTATTATCCAGCCGGATGGAAAAGTTACATTGACGGGAAAGAGACCAGTTATTTTCGTACCAACTATGTATTAAGAGGAATGGTAGTCCCTGCAGGAAACCATGAAATTAAATTTTCATTCAGGCCTTCATCTTATATAACAGGTAATAAGGTCTCAATGGCAAGTTCCATTCTGCTTATCCTTATAATTGCAGGATATTTTGGCAGCAGATTATTAATCAAATCCAAAACTGAATAA
- a CDS encoding glycosyltransferase family 4 protein has product MKILMVLESEFPPDVRVENEILALTEAGHEVHLACSTRKNRQEKDTYGKAIIHRKKITPFIYKSSVGCLKFPFYFNFWREFISGLFQTEKFDVIHIHDLPLSIIGVEIKKKFNTRLVIDLHENWPALIKTAAHTQTLLGRMLSSNRLWINYEKNMLPEADLVITIIEEARDRIINLGIDPVKVSMVSNTINFENLSINTKTRNDDSFVIFYGGAINRHRGLQVVLNALKILISKNIDVRLWIVGDGSYRKSLEEQSENLGISSSVRFHGQKPFNELLNILADADAAIIPHVRTDNNDASSPNKLYQYMYLDKPIISSNCTSLKRIINETKTGFIYRHDSAEDLASLIEKLNNDKSLLNDLKGNGRSAVLEKYNWSIDRQRLVDAYRQIL; this is encoded by the coding sequence ATGAAAATCCTGATGGTGCTCGAGTCGGAATTTCCTCCCGATGTAAGAGTTGAGAATGAAATACTTGCTCTTACAGAAGCAGGTCATGAAGTCCATCTGGCTTGCTCCACCCGCAAAAACCGTCAGGAAAAAGATACTTATGGGAAAGCGATAATTCACAGGAAAAAGATTACTCCGTTTATATACAAGAGTAGCGTAGGGTGTCTGAAATTTCCTTTCTATTTTAATTTCTGGAGAGAGTTTATTTCCGGACTCTTTCAAACTGAAAAGTTCGATGTAATTCATATCCACGACCTGCCTCTCAGCATAATCGGGGTCGAAATCAAAAAGAAATTCAATACCCGTCTTGTAATTGATCTTCACGAAAACTGGCCTGCTCTGATAAAAACTGCAGCACACACTCAGACTTTATTGGGCAGAATGCTTTCATCAAACAGGTTATGGATTAATTACGAGAAAAATATGCTTCCGGAAGCTGACCTCGTAATCACAATTATTGAAGAAGCCCGCGACAGAATTATTAATCTGGGTATTGATCCGGTAAAAGTAAGCATGGTCTCAAATACAATAAATTTTGAGAACCTCTCTATTAATACCAAAACCCGAAATGATGATTCATTTGTGATCTTTTACGGAGGAGCAATAAACAGGCACAGGGGATTGCAGGTTGTTCTGAATGCATTGAAAATACTGATCAGCAAAAACATTGATGTCAGGTTATGGATAGTTGGTGACGGCAGCTACAGAAAATCTCTTGAAGAGCAATCTGAGAATCTCGGGATCAGTTCCAGTGTCAGATTTCACGGACAGAAGCCGTTCAATGAATTGCTGAATATTCTTGCAGATGCAGACGCTGCTATAATCCCACATGTGAGAACAGACAATAACGATGCATCAAGCCCGAATAAGCTTTATCAGTACATGTACCTCGATAAGCCAATAATATCTTCAAATTGTACTTCCCTGAAAAGAATAATTAATGAAACAAAAACCGGTTTCATTTACAGGCATGACTCAGCAGAGGATCTTGCTTCGCTGATTGAAAAATTAAATAACGACAAATCTCTGCTGAATGATTTGAAGGGTAACGGAAGAAGTGCTGTACTGGAGAAGTATAACTGGAGTATAGACAGGCAAAGACTGGTTGATGCTTACAGGCAAATATTATAA
- a CDS encoding methyltransferase domain-containing protein produces the protein MKIDSEVLKFLKGDTFQTSLTISLSKSKHVNISREAFITDLTKGSRVIHIGCSDHIQVINEKIKTNTWLHKLLTDNSEKCIGIDIDKESIDYIKNELGYKNVYQGDITSDHFDDIKSDKWDYAVFGELIEHLDNPVHFLSSFREKYGDNVKRFIITVPGIYNRRQFRNMLNYKEVINSDHRFWFTPYTISKVVASAGYIPEKISYANLVSLSVPELIIRKVKQWVGIKAKYPFYYFNTIIISGRIN, from the coding sequence ATGAAAATAGATTCTGAAGTATTAAAATTCCTGAAGGGCGATACTTTTCAGACCAGCCTGACCATTAGTCTGAGTAAGTCGAAGCATGTCAATATATCCCGTGAAGCATTTATTACTGATTTGACAAAGGGATCCAGGGTAATTCACATCGGCTGTTCAGATCATATTCAGGTTATTAATGAAAAAATCAAAACCAACACCTGGCTTCATAAATTGCTAACAGACAATTCAGAAAAGTGCATCGGGATCGATATAGATAAAGAGAGCATTGACTATATTAAAAATGAACTGGGTTATAAGAATGTGTACCAGGGAGATATTACATCTGATCATTTTGATGACATTAAATCAGATAAGTGGGATTATGCTGTCTTTGGAGAACTGATTGAACATCTCGATAATCCTGTTCACTTTCTGAGTAGTTTCAGGGAAAAATACGGAGATAATGTAAAAAGATTCATCATTACTGTGCCGGGTATTTATAACAGAAGACAATTCAGGAATATGCTGAATTATAAGGAGGTAATTAATTCTGACCACCGGTTCTGGTTCACTCCGTATACGATTTCAAAAGTTGTTGCTTCGGCAGGATACATCCCTGAAAAAATATCATATGCCAACCTTGTGAGTCTGTCTGTTCCGGAGCTGATTATTAGAAAAGTAAAGCAATGGGTTGGAATAAAAGCAAAATATCCTTTTTATTATTTTAATACTATAATTATCTCCGGAAGAATTAATTAA
- a CDS encoding glycosyltransferase, translating into MKSLVLITSHYPFGTGESFIEQEIKHLSRNFEKIIIIAQDINGEKTRETPENVTIYRYNSATSFKGFLILPFLFFINASTIAEILKAEIEFRLGIKDTLTIRKFSFLFRKVIKAVQLKEHITKVLRKEKINESITFYSYWLKTGAHAISMLDYKNSIRIARGHGSDIYEEKTTEGYLPLLKYCGIKLDAIFFISNDGRQYFREKTGIDTRRFLLSYLGIERAYIEAKEPVRSDKYIIVSCSNIVALKRINLIIESLELVRSQREILWYHFGDGLLKSELEDIAKKKLAPLKNITYNFMGHYPNNELLKFYSLNRVDLFINTSYTEGVPVSIMEAQSFGIPVIATDTGGVRELVREGTGSLLPVGFSPSDLAKLIEKYSGLPADEENKIRVNAFHNWNMNFNASSNYEDFIMQLNSIFASSKHLLQ; encoded by the coding sequence ATGAAGAGCCTGGTTTTAATAACATCTCATTATCCGTTCGGAACAGGCGAATCATTCATTGAGCAGGAAATAAAACACCTCAGCCGGAATTTTGAAAAGATTATAATTATCGCACAGGATATTAACGGGGAAAAAACCAGGGAGACTCCTGAGAATGTGACCATATATAGATATAATTCAGCCACATCATTTAAAGGATTTCTCATTCTTCCTTTTTTGTTCTTTATCAATGCCTCAACGATTGCAGAAATATTAAAGGCAGAAATCGAATTCAGGCTGGGAATTAAAGACACACTGACAATCAGGAAATTTTCATTTCTCTTCAGGAAAGTGATAAAAGCTGTTCAGCTAAAGGAGCATATAACAAAGGTACTCCGGAAAGAAAAAATTAATGAATCAATCACTTTTTACTCATACTGGCTTAAGACCGGAGCCCACGCAATATCAATGCTGGACTACAAAAACAGCATCAGAATTGCACGTGGCCATGGCAGCGATATTTATGAGGAAAAAACAACTGAAGGTTATCTTCCTCTTTTAAAATACTGCGGTATCAAACTGGATGCAATATTTTTTATTTCAAACGACGGACGACAATATTTCCGTGAGAAAACAGGAATTGATACCCGCAGGTTTCTTTTGTCTTATCTTGGAATTGAGAGAGCTTATATTGAAGCAAAGGAACCTGTCAGATCCGACAAGTACATAATAGTTTCCTGTTCGAATATTGTTGCCCTGAAAAGAATAAACCTGATTATCGAATCACTCGAACTTGTAAGGTCTCAAAGAGAGATTTTGTGGTACCATTTCGGTGATGGATTGCTGAAGAGTGAGTTGGAAGATATAGCTAAAAAGAAGCTGGCGCCGTTAAAAAATATTACTTATAACTTCATGGGACATTATCCGAATAATGAACTTCTGAAATTCTATTCATTAAACCGGGTTGATCTCTTTATAAATACCAGTTATACCGAGGGGGTGCCGGTAAGTATAATGGAGGCACAAAGTTTTGGAATACCTGTAATTGCAACTGATACCGGCGGAGTGAGGGAACTTGTCAGAGAGGGCACCGGATCGCTCCTTCCGGTCGGCTTCAGTCCTTCAGATCTGGCAAAACTGATTGAGAAGTATTCCGGATTGCCGGCAGATGAGGAGAATAAAATAAGAGTGAACGCGTTCCATAACTGGAATATGAATTTCAACGCATCATCTAATTATGAAGATTTTATAATGCAGCTAAATAGTATCTTCGCTTCATCAAAGCATTTATTGCAATAA